The Balaenoptera acutorostrata chromosome 15, mBalAcu1.1, whole genome shotgun sequence genome contains a region encoding:
- the GMEB2 gene encoding glucocorticoid modulatory element-binding protein 2 isoform X2 produces the protein MAEEEESLEAEIVYPITCGDSRANLIWRKFVCPGINVKCVQYDEHVISPKEFVHLAGKSTLKDWKRAIRMNGIMLRKIMDSGELDFYQHDRVCSNTCRSTKIDLSGARASLGSPTPAEYIPLTPATADVNGAPATITIETCEDPGDWTTAVGDDTFAFWRGLKDAGLLDEVIQEFHQELVETMKGLQQRVQDPPLQLRDAVLLNNIVQNFGMLDLVKKVLASHKCQMDRSREQYARDLAALEQQCDEHRRRAKELKHKSQHLSNVLMTLTPVSLPPPVKRPRLARATSGPAAIASQVLAQSAQIALTPGVPVSQLTGVPLGKVVSTLPSPMLGKAMPQAAPASSPASPLLGGYTVLASSGTTFPSTVEIHPDASSLTVLSTAAMQDGSTVVKVVSPLQLLALPGLGPTLQNVAQVSPGGSTIVTVPTGAVESAVAAPGPEEHTATIEVAAMAEGHEHK, from the exons ATGGCTGAAGAGGAGGAGAGCCTGGAGGCCGAGATCGTGTACCCCATCACCTGCGGGGACAGCAGAGCCAACCTGATCTGGAGGAAGTTTGTGTGCCCCGGCATCAATGTGAAGTGTGTTCAG TACGATGAGCATGTCATCAGCCCCAAGGAGTTTGTGCACCTGGCTGGCAAGTCCACGCTGAAGGACTGGAAGCGAGCCATCCGCATGAACGGCATCATGCTCAG GAAGATCATGGACTCCGGGGAGCTGGACTTCTACCAGCATGACAGGGTCTGCTCCAACACCTGCCGCAGCACCAAGATCGACCTCTCGGGGGCCCGCGCGTCCCTGGGCAGCCCCACGCCTGCCGAGTACATCCCGCTCACGCCTGCCACGGCTGACG TGAACGGGGCTCCTGCCACCATCACCATCGAGACTTGTGAGGACCCTGGGGACTGGACCACAGCCGTCGGAG ATGACACGTTTGCCTTCTGGAGAGGGCTGAAGGACGCAGGCCTGCTGGACGAGGTCATACAGGAGTTCCACCAGGAGCTGGTGGAGACCATGAAGGGTCTGCAGCAGCGGGTCCAGGACCCTCCCCTGCAGCTCCGAG ACGCCGTCCTCCTCAACAACATCGTGCAGAACTTCGGCATGCTGGACCTCGTGAAGAAGGTGCTGGCCAGCCACAAGTGCCAGATGGACCGCTCTCGGGAGCAGTACGCCCGTGACCTGGCAG CGCTGGAGCAGCAGTGTGACGAGCACCGCCGTCGGGCCAAGGAGCTCAAGCACAAGTCGCAGCACCTCAGCAACGTGCTCATGACGCTGACGCCggtctccctgccaccccccgTGAAGCGGCCCCGGCTCGCCAGGGCCACGTCCGGGCCGGCCGCCATCGCCTCGCAGGTGCTCGCCCAGTCCGCCCAGATCGCCCTGACCCCCGGCGTACCCGTCTCCCAGCTCACCGGCGTGCCGCTGGGCAAAGTGGTGtccaccctgccctcccccatgCTGGGCAAGGCCATGCCCCAGGCTGCTCCGGCAAGCTCCCCCGCTTCACCGCTGCTTGGGGGCTACACGGTGCTGGCCTCTTCGGGCACCACCTTCCCCAGCACGGTGGAGATCCACCCGGACGCGTCCAGCCTCACGGTCCTGAGCACAGCCGCCATGCAGGACGGCAGCACTGTGGTCAAGGTGGTGAGCCCGCTGCAGCTGCTGGCCCTGCCCGGCCTGGGCCCCACCCTGCAGAACGTGGCCCAGGTGTCGCCCGGGGGCAGCACCATCGTGACGGTGCCCACGGGGGCCGTTGAGAGCGCCGTGGCCGCCCCGGGACCCGAGGAGCACACGGCCACCATCGAGGTGGCCGCCATGGCGGAGGGCCACGAGCACAAGTAG
- the FNDC11 gene encoding fibronectin type III domain-containing protein 11: MNLQVTGLDPDGMKLDGPQCFLDQEEAEEAEEAEGRQLLEPETWRAYAERRNALRKFLTSALSPQLLKRHHAHVELLKKCSYHLELLPKHLALGDQNPRVLPTTFQFIDPQKFQRMKKVGAAQTKIQLQLLGELLQQLDHGRSELDALLESPDPQPFLAGWRLVEQRLADLAAATDSFLAAMVPGRLHAKHRLVSDVNATKIPHIQLTLSTKMPVTFDRKESVAHQDWVSLRWFVTLQPAVPEQFELCYELLNPQTQQECLQCGIFPVAACTFDVRNLLPNRSYKFTIKRVEGYTLVYEPWLDSLTLQTRPRPPEGPAPP; encoded by the coding sequence ATGAACTTGCAGGTGACAGGCCTGGACCCGGACGGAATGAAGCTGGACGGCCCTCAGTGCTTCCTGGAccaggaggaggcggaggaggcggaggaggccGAGGGTCGGCAGCTGCTGGAGCCCGAGACGTGGCGGGCCTACGCGGAGCGCCGCAACGCTCTGCGCAAGTTCCTGACCTCGGCCCTGAGCCCCCAGCTGCTCAAGCGCCACCACGCCCACGTGGAGCTCCTCAAGAAGTGCTCCTACCACCTCGAGCTCCTCCCCAAGCACCTGGCCCTGGGCGACCAGAACCCGCGGGTGCTGCCCACCACGTTCCAGTTCATCGACCCGCAGAAGTTCCAGCGCATGAAGAAGGTGGGCGCGGCCCAGACCAAGATCCAACTCCAGCTGCTCGGGGAGCTGCTGCAGCAGCTAGACCACGGCCGCTCTGAGCTGGACGCCCTGCTCGAGTCACCGGACCCTCAGCCCTTCCTGGCGGGCTGGCGGCTCGTGGAGCAGCGGCTGGCAGACCTGGCGGCCGCCACGGACAGCTTCCTGGCCGCGATGGTGCCAGGGCGCCTGCACGCCAAACACCGCCTGGTGTCTGACGTCAACGCCACCAAGATCCCCCACATCCAGCTCACGCTGAGCACCAAGATGCCCGTCACGTTCGACCGCAAGGAGTCGGTGGCCCACCAGGACTGGGTCAGCCTGCGCTGGTTTGTCACCCTGCAGCCGGCCGTGCCAGAGCAGTTTGAGCTGTGCTACGAGCTGCTGAACCCACAGACACAGCAGGAGTGCCTGCAGTGCGGCATCTTCCCCGTGGCCGCCTGCACCTTTGACGTCCGAAACCTGCTGCCCAACCGCTCCTACAAGTTCACTATCAAGAGGGTGGAGGGCTACACGCTGGTGTACGAGCCCTGGCTGGACAGCCTCACCCTGCAGACCAGGCCTAGGCCCCCTGAAGGGCCCGCCCCCCCGTAG